The nucleotide window TTCCTGGTGGCTCTTGGTGTTGGTTTCTTGTATGATATGCGCCATCGTCGGTCATTTTTGCGCGGCTGCACGCGCGGGTTGTTCAAGTCGCGAACTGGTTGTTTCGGACAGGTGAGGTAGCCATGGAGTCCAGTGGGAATCCGTCGTCAAACGAGGGAATCGACCCGAGTAGTTTAAGTCTGGCATTTATCGAGAGTATCTACGAGGACTATCTTCGCGACCCGAACTCCGTGTCCGAAGAGTGGCGCGGCTATTTCAGAAGCGGAAATGGCGGTGTGCCAGCCGCATCCACACCCGCTCCGGAGCCCATCGTTTCGGCGTCGTACACCGGCGACAAAAATCCCGTGCTGGACGATGCGCGGAGACGGACGCAGAACTGTAACGTCTGCGGGCGCAACCTCGAAATCACCGCGCTCCAATACCAAGTCGACATGCTGATCCGGAACTACCGGATCATGGGGCACAAAATTGCGCGCATCGACCCCTTGGGGATGCCGCGCCCGCGCCAGCCGGAACTCGACCCCGCGTACCTGGGATTCCGCCCCGAAGACATGGATATCCCGTTCCTGGCCGGACCCCTCTCCACGACGGGCATGTTGCCGTTGCGCCAGATTATCCAGCGCCTGCGCAGCACGTATTGCCGCTCCATCGGCGTGCAGTTCATGCACATCGACGACCTCTCCATCCGGCAATGGCTCTGCGACCGCATGGAAGGTTCGCGAAACCGGATATCGTTGTCGCGCGAACAGCAGATTCGCATTCTCACGCGCCTCACGGACGCGGTCATTTTTGAAGAGTTCATCCAGAAGAAATTCGTCGGCGCGAAGCGCTTCTCTCTCGAAGGCGGAGAGAGTCTTATTCCGCTGCTCGACCTCTCTATCGAAAAGGCCGGTGAATCGGGCCTCACCGAGATCGTCATCGGCATGGCGCACCGCGGTCGGTTGAATGTACTCGCGAACATCATGGGCAAAAGCCCCCGCCAGATTTTCCGCGAATTCGCCGACAAGAGCAGCCCGTTCAACCAGGGCCGAGGCGACGTGAAATACCATCTCGGCCACCACACCGAATGGGTGACGCAGTCCGGCAAGAAGATCCATTTGGCGCTCGCCTTCAACCCGAGCCATCTCGAATTCGTCAATCCCGTCGTGCTGGGCCGCGTGCGCGCGCATCAGGACCGCACGGGCGATCTGGGCCGCTCGAAAAGCATGGCCCTGCTCATTCACGGCGACGCCTCGTTTGCGGGCGAAGGCATCGTGCAGGAGACGCTGAACCTCAGCGAGTTGGAAGGCTACACCACCGGCGGCACTTTGCACGTCATTGTGAATAACCAGATCGGTTTTACCACGAACCCGTCTGAAGGCCGATCGAGCGTCTACGCCACCGACGTGGCAAAGATGCTGCAAAGCCCGATCTTCCACGTCAATGGCGAAGACTCCGAAGCCGTGGCGCAAGTAGTGAACCTCGCCATGGAATTCCGGCACGCCTTCCGTCGCGACGTCGTCATCGACATGTACTGCTACCGCAGGCGCGGTCACAACGAAGGCGATGAACCGTCGTTCACGCAGCCGGTGCTGTATCGCACTATCGAGAGCCGAAAGTCCGTGCGCGAAGGCTATCTCGAACACTTGCTCACGCTCGGCGGCGTTACCCGCGCCGAAGCCGAAGAAATCGCCGTGCGGCGGCGTGAAGTGCTGGAGGCGGAGCTTACGGTTGCGCGCACCGAGGAGGCCCCAAAGCCTCCCGGTCAACTGAAAGGAATCTGGTCCGCCTATAAGGGGGGCCCCGATACAAATGTGCCGGATGTCGACACGGGGGTACCGCGCGAGAAGCTGTGCAGTCTTCTGGAGAAGTTGACACACCTTACCGAAGATATCCACCCGCACCCGAAATTGGAGCGCATCCTTGAATCGCGCCGCGAAATCGCGCGCGACGACAAGCCCGTCGATTGGGCTGCCGCGGAAGCGCTCGCATTTGCATCGCTGGCCACGGAAGGTACGCGAGTGCGTCTGAGCGGACAAGATTCGGGCCGCGGCACGTTCAGCCACCGGCATGCCATCGTCTACGACATCGAAGACGGTCAACCGTACATCTCGTTGCAGCATCTCGATGAAAAGCAAGCCGCAGTCGAGGTATACAACAGCCCGCTCAGCGAAGCCGGCGTGTTGGGTTTCGAATATGGGTACAGCATCGCCTGTCCCGACGGCTTGGTACTGTGGGAAGCGCAATTCGGCGACTTCTTCAATGCGGCTCAAGTCATCATCGATCAATTCATCTCCAGCGCGGAAGACAAATGGGGCAGTCTGTCGGGCCTTGTCATGTTGTTGCCGCACGGGTACGAAGGCATGGGGCCAGAGCATTCCAGCGCCCGCACCGAACGCTTCTTCTCGCTCGCAGCTGAAGACAATATGCAAGTGGTCATTCCTTCGACTCCGGCACAATTCTTCCACCTTCTGCGGCGGCAGATTCACCGGCCGTGGCGCAAGCCTCTGGTCGCTATGACCCCCAAGAGCCTCTTGCGCCATCCGTCCGCTGTGTCGAAGCTCGACGAACTGACACATGGCCGTTTCCAGCGCATCATCCCCGACGGCAAGGGAATCAAGGGCAAAGTCGACCGTGTCCTTATGTGCAGCGGCAAGGTCTATTACGAGTTGGCCGAAGAACGGGAAAAGTCGGGCAGGAACGATGTGGCGATTGTCCGTATCGAACAGTTGTATCCGCTGCAACCCGCTCACCTTCAAGCCGTGCTCGAAGAGTATCCGGAAGGCACGGACGTCGTATGGGTCCAGGAAGAGCCGCGCAACATGGGCGCTTGGCGTCGTATGCAGGGTGAGTTCGGATACCTCCTGCTCGGCAAGTGGCCATTCCATGTGGTCAGCCGGCCGGAATCGGCAAGCCCGGCGACCGGTTCGAGCAATTCCCACAAGGCCGAACAGAAGATGTTGTTGGAGCAGGCGTTCGGACCCAAGTCCGGGTTTATGACGTGAGTTGAGCCGCTTGTCCTGGCCGGTCCACAATGCGGTATAACGCTAACGAAACACGATAGGAAGAAGGTGTAGCATGCCGGTTGAACTTAAGGTTCCCACGGTTGGCGAGTCCATCACCGAGGTGCAACTCGGGGCGTGGCGAAAGGCCCCCGGCGACTTTGTCGAGCGCGATGAAGCCGTCGCGGAAGTGGAATCGGACAAGGCGACGATGGAAGTCCTCGCGCCGGTATCGGGCACCCTCACGCAAATCCTGAAGACCGAAGGTCAGACCGCCAAAGTCGGCGAAGTCGTTGCGCTTATGGAAGAATCGAAAGCGCCTGGCGATAAGCCCGCTTCCTCGAAGGCTGCGGCTTCCAAGAAAGTGGAAGCCGTTGCTCCGGTTGCGGCTGCGGCGAGGGTTATGCCCGCGGCCCAACGCGCGATGGCTACTCACGGTGTCAGCGCCGCGCAAGTTCAAGCCACCGGACCGGGTGGGCGCGTGTTGAAGGAAGACGTCATGCGCGCGGCCGGCGCCTCCCAAGCCAAGGTAGAAGCGCCGAAGCCTGCCCCGCTGGTTCCCGCACCCGCGCCAATCGCTCCCAAACCGGACAAGGCCGCTGCCGCAGCGACCCAGGAAGCTGCTTCCAGCTATGCGCCGAACCGCTCCGAAGAAGCGGTCCCGATGACGCCTATGCGCAAGCGCATCGCCGAGCGGCTCGTCGAAGCGCAGCAGTCCGCAGCCCTGCTCACGACGTTCAATGAGATCGATATGAGCGAGGTGATGGCGCTCCGAGACAAGTTCAAGGATGCGTTTGTTGAGAAGCACGGTGTAAAGCTCGGGTTCATGTCATTCTTCGTGAAAGCGAGCATCGAAGCGCTGAAAGGGTGCCCGCGTATCAATGCGGAGATTCGCCATGGCAACATTGTCTATCACCACTACTACGACATCGGCGTTGCCATCGGCAGCGGCAAAGGATTGGCCGTACCGATCATCCGCAATGCCGAGCGACTTGGGTTCGCCGAAATCGAAAAAGTAATCGCGGACTTCGGAGCGCGCGCAAAAGAAAACAAGCTGCGTCTCGATGAACTCGAAGGCGGCACCTTCACCATCAGCAACGGCGGCGTCTACGGTTCCATGCTTTCCACGCCCATCGTCAATCCGCCACAAAGCGGTATTTTGGGCCTTCACGCTATTCAAGATCGCCCCGTAGCGCGCAACGGCCAAGTGGTGATTCGTCCCATGATGTATGTCGCGCTTACTTACGACCACCGCATCGTCGACGGACGCGAAGCGGTCACCTTCTTGAAACGCATCAAGGAATGCGTCGAGAATCCCGAACGCATGATGTTGGATGTCTAAGGGAAGGATTACGAATGTCAGCCACGGATGCGCGGGAGATCGACGGTACTGAAATGCAGACTACTTCGCGATGGCAACGATGCCTGTTTGTGCTGGTTTTTGCGGGTCTCGGCATTGGACTCGATCAGATCACCAAAAAGATGGCCTTGAAATCCCTCGCGGGCGAGGGGCCAATACGAGTGATTGGCGACTATGCCGTGCTTCAATACGCCGAAAACCGCGGCGGCTTTCTCAGCCTCGGCGCAACGCTTCCCGAAAACGTCCGGTTCTGGCTTCTGACCGTGTTCACCGGCGCCATTCTCGTCGGACTGGCATGGTTGGTCCTCTTCAAATCCAACCTGACTCGCGGCGAACTCGTATCCTTCGCGCTGCTGCTTACAGGCGGCATCGGGAACCTTATCGACCGCATTCGCTTCGACGGCATCGTTGTGGATTTCATGGTGCTCGGCATCGGCAGCCTGCGAACGGGCGTGTTCAACGTGGCCGACGTCGCAATCATGGCCGGTATCTTCCTGCTGTTCGGTTTGCAGTTCTTCCCCCGCCCGAAACCCCAAGGAGTAACGGATGAATCAAGCGCACCATGACCTCGTGGTGATCGGAGCGGGTCCCGGCGGGTACACGGCGGCGATCCGGGCTGCCCAGCTCGGCATGAACGTGGGCTGCATCGAAGGCGAGAAGCTCTTGGGCGGCACCTGCCTGCGGGTCGGCTGCATCCCAAGTAAG belongs to Candidatus Hydrogenedentota bacterium and includes:
- a CDS encoding 2-oxoglutarate dehydrogenase E1 component, with product MESSGNPSSNEGIDPSSLSLAFIESIYEDYLRDPNSVSEEWRGYFRSGNGGVPAASTPAPEPIVSASYTGDKNPVLDDARRRTQNCNVCGRNLEITALQYQVDMLIRNYRIMGHKIARIDPLGMPRPRQPELDPAYLGFRPEDMDIPFLAGPLSTTGMLPLRQIIQRLRSTYCRSIGVQFMHIDDLSIRQWLCDRMEGSRNRISLSREQQIRILTRLTDAVIFEEFIQKKFVGAKRFSLEGGESLIPLLDLSIEKAGESGLTEIVIGMAHRGRLNVLANIMGKSPRQIFREFADKSSPFNQGRGDVKYHLGHHTEWVTQSGKKIHLALAFNPSHLEFVNPVVLGRVRAHQDRTGDLGRSKSMALLIHGDASFAGEGIVQETLNLSELEGYTTGGTLHVIVNNQIGFTTNPSEGRSSVYATDVAKMLQSPIFHVNGEDSEAVAQVVNLAMEFRHAFRRDVVIDMYCYRRRGHNEGDEPSFTQPVLYRTIESRKSVREGYLEHLLTLGGVTRAEAEEIAVRRREVLEAELTVARTEEAPKPPGQLKGIWSAYKGGPDTNVPDVDTGVPREKLCSLLEKLTHLTEDIHPHPKLERILESRREIARDDKPVDWAAAEALAFASLATEGTRVRLSGQDSGRGTFSHRHAIVYDIEDGQPYISLQHLDEKQAAVEVYNSPLSEAGVLGFEYGYSIACPDGLVLWEAQFGDFFNAAQVIIDQFISSAEDKWGSLSGLVMLLPHGYEGMGPEHSSARTERFFSLAAEDNMQVVIPSTPAQFFHLLRRQIHRPWRKPLVAMTPKSLLRHPSAVSKLDELTHGRFQRIIPDGKGIKGKVDRVLMCSGKVYYELAEEREKSGRNDVAIVRIEQLYPLQPAHLQAVLEEYPEGTDVVWVQEEPRNMGAWRRMQGEFGYLLLGKWPFHVVSRPESASPATGSSNSHKAEQKMLLEQAFGPKSGFMT
- the odhB gene encoding 2-oxoglutarate dehydrogenase complex dihydrolipoyllysine-residue succinyltransferase, producing MPVELKVPTVGESITEVQLGAWRKAPGDFVERDEAVAEVESDKATMEVLAPVSGTLTQILKTEGQTAKVGEVVALMEESKAPGDKPASSKAAASKKVEAVAPVAAAARVMPAAQRAMATHGVSAAQVQATGPGGRVLKEDVMRAAGASQAKVEAPKPAPLVPAPAPIAPKPDKAAAAATQEAASSYAPNRSEEAVPMTPMRKRIAERLVEAQQSAALLTTFNEIDMSEVMALRDKFKDAFVEKHGVKLGFMSFFVKASIEALKGCPRINAEIRHGNIVYHHYYDIGVAIGSGKGLAVPIIRNAERLGFAEIEKVIADFGARAKENKLRLDELEGGTFTISNGGVYGSMLSTPIVNPPQSGILGLHAIQDRPVARNGQVVIRPMMYVALTYDHRIVDGREAVTFLKRIKECVENPERMMLDV
- the lspA gene encoding signal peptidase II, whose protein sequence is MSATDAREIDGTEMQTTSRWQRCLFVLVFAGLGIGLDQITKKMALKSLAGEGPIRVIGDYAVLQYAENRGGFLSLGATLPENVRFWLLTVFTGAILVGLAWLVLFKSNLTRGELVSFALLLTGGIGNLIDRIRFDGIVVDFMVLGIGSLRTGVFNVADVAIMAGIFLLFGLQFFPRPKPQGVTDESSAP